DNA sequence from the Canis aureus isolate CA01 chromosome 12, VMU_Caureus_v.1.0, whole genome shotgun sequence genome:
tcctgcctgtcttggaagctcttgatctctccttccattctgaaagagagccttgctggataaagtattcttggttgtctcttcttctcatttaggaccctgaatatatcctgccagccctttctggcctgccagttctctgtggagaggtctgctgttaccctaatacttctccccataaaagttagagatttcttgtctcttgctgctttaaggatcttctctttatctttggaatttgcaagcttaactattaaatgttgaggtgttgaaccgtttttattgattttagggggggaatctctctatttcctggatctgaatgcctgtttcccttcccagattaggaaagttttcagctaggatttgttcaaatacatattctggacctctgtccctttcagcgccctcaggaaccccaattaggcataggtttttcttcctcaggctgtcacttatttcccttaatctatcctcatgatcttttaattgtttgtctctattttcctcagtttccgtctttgccatcaacttgtcttccatgtcactcacttgttcttccacctcgttaaccctcgtcgttaggacttctagtttggattgcatctcattcaattgatttttaatttctgcctgattagatctaaattctgcagtcatgaggtCTCTTGagtcatttatgcttttttctagagccaccagtagctttataatagtgcttctgaatttactttctgacattgaattgtaatccaaattttgtaactctgtgggagagaggactgtttctgattctttattttgaggtgaggttttccttctagtcattttgctcagtgcagagtggccaaaaacaaattgtattgttTGcttaggagaaaaggagaaaaagagataagagaaagaaggaaagaaaaagaaaagaaggaagaaaaaagagaaaaaagaaaaaagaagaaaaagagaaaaaaagaaaaggaataagggGGGGGAGCaaacaattcaaaaagaaaaaacaagggggagtatcctctgattctgtatactgtaagtcccttcacttcccctggaactccaatgctgcttggtcaataatttgtttttcccctgtccgtctagctggtcttctgggggaggggcctgttgtgctgattttcaggtgttagcatgtcggggagctgctcagccccctgcctggtgcagggctcagtgggggttgtttaccccgtgaggccccaggaggaacaaccccagtggcggggccagctctggagccctagagtcagctcccgcagtagctaggagctctccatctgcagggcctggatgaccggggcagggccgctgatctgctcagctcggggcaggagcgtcctccctgtcctgggccctcccggcctctgcctgtcccgggggaggccggatcctgggctgtgtcccggcgccctgtgcttccggctgcgctggtggattcgcgctcgcgccccgcagccccctccgcggagccgcccccgagcacCCCccgctgctcccgccccgcagccccctccgcggagccgccctgagcccctccgagctgctcccgccccgcagccccctccgcggagcctcccccgagcccctccagctgctccgggtcccgcctgcgcgctgcagcccttagggaccTCGGCGCACTcacctgggcgcgcagttgctctgttagtgtccccgggagcccgagggcatccccgccctcctgggtcctgctccacctccctgcgggcccctttccccccgggaaggttggtgcagctcctgcttctccgggacggggctctcctgtcccggggtcactcgccccggcctcagcccggcttctcgcggggcccctcccccttggaggccttttgtttctttatctctttttccccgtcttcctaccttgatagaagcgcaaactcttctcactgtagcgttccagctgttctctgtttaaacctcaggccgaattcgtagattttcaggatgatttgaaggttatctaggtaatttggtggggacgggtgtcttggggaccctactcttctgccatcctgcccctcctcctccaaaaggagatttgaataaataaaaagatgttacCATTTGGTTAGGGAGATTCCTCATGGTAAAAATTCCAGTTTCCCCACGTAGATTCATAAATTGAATGTgaccccaataaaaaaaaatgccaccagGATTTTGTTAATAGACaatctgattctaaaattatatgaggacagcccgggtggcgcagcggtttagcgccaccttcagcccagggcgtgatcctggagacccgggatcgagtcccacattgggctccctgcatggagggagcctgcttctctctctgcccgtctCTGCCAACACCCacctcgtgtctctcatgaataaataaataaaatctttttttaaaaattatatgaaaaaaaaaataaacctagcCTGGAAACCCTGAAATCAAGGATCCTTAATAATTAAAAGAGTGGGATTGATAAATTAACAGactaatgcttaaaaaaaaaaaagtccagaaaaaCACCCAAATACACAAGGGTATTTAGAATTTGATGAAGTTGCCGTCTCCTATTATTGTGAAAAAGATCaaatattgggacgcctggggcttggggcatgatcccagagcctgcttctccctctgcctgtgtctctgcctctttctctctctctctctctgtctcccatgaataaataaataaaatcttttttaaaaaaaagaaatatcccatAAATTTTGTTGGGACAAATCAGTAGCCATAGGGAAAAAGTGCTCAGTATTCTAGTACCTGAAGAAAATATGGGGAGAATTCCTTAATGATATTAAAGTCTAGAAGGTATTGCTGAGTAGGATTCAAAATGCATAAGCCATTAAGAGAGGTTAATAAATccaatctgattaaaaacaaaaagctccaggggtgcgtgggtggctcagtaggttgagcatctgactcttggtttcagcacaggtcatgatctcggggttatgagatTGAGACCCACTTTGGTCCCTGCACTCagagcagtctgcttgagattctctcactccttCTGCCCCGCcccatgctctctcgctctctctcaaaataaataaataaatctttaccaaaaaaaaaaaaactttgcatgaaaaaaatcataaagaaaatcaaagacaaaaaccaatatactgaaaatattttgtatcataGTTCATCTCTGTAAAATATTATGAACACtgtaataggaaaaaagaatatagatacAAATAGAGAAACCATTgaaagaggaaaaccaaaggACTCATAGGTGAGAATATGTTCATCCACACTGAGAAGCCAGTATGGTCATATGCTATGTTTCAGCAATATTGATCAAAACCAGAAATGCATATAATTCTCTAATTCAgcaatttcttttctgaaaatgtatctacacatatacacatggaaGAAACCCAAATTTTCTATTACTAGGACATTGGTTCAATATACTAAACTAAAAAGGAATTCTACTGGGTGAAAAAGATTAAGAAAGTTCTATAAGTTGATATGGAAACATCACTAGTTAagcacaaaaaaaattaagtgcaagAGTAAGAAATAGGAGTGgggtaaataaaaatatctttgtatttggtttctatatgtatatataaagaaatcctgcaacaaTGAGTAACTGAACTAATAATATACAACaggttaattaattgaatttgaatttgaaaaatttataaagaaaagaaattctaaaagacacataaaaagaaaactctagaagatacagaagaaactaaaataaaataaagtggaggTTCCTTGTTGGTGGGAGGGGAGAACTAGGTATGGGGAAGGGGAACAGAAACAGACTTTTCACCTTATGCTTTCGCTGCATGTATAttggtgtgtgtgtctatatataaaatctggGCCTGTGCATATATTACCTAACTACAAACTAAATTGAAAACAggatggtaaaaaacaaaaccactgtgTAATCCTACTTTCACAGAACATCTGGTAATTAGGGACTGCTAGACAAATGAACACTGAGGCCTCTCCTCCCATCAGCATGGGACCAGCAGTAATAGACCGACCTACCAAGTGAGAACGAGCTCAACCTCAGCCTGAAGCAAAGCAGTAGAGATAGGCAGAACAGCGAGCCCCTGCCCTGGAACTGCAGGTGCCCCCAGGCCAGGTTGCAAAGCTTCGGAGtactgaaataaaacaatttttaaatttcttctatcCTAAAAACTGGCTTATAACTTAAGAAAATGCCCTAGATGGAGACGGGTAGGGCTGACTGCATACCTCGAGTGCCTGGTGGACAGGAGCACTTGAAATGGTTCACGAGGTCGACACAGGTGCCTCCGTTCTGGCATGGCTGATTCTGACACTCATCTACTTCATACTCGCAATTGACGCCCTGATATCCTGGGACACACTGATAGGAGcaagcaaaaaggaagaaacactgGACCATTGCTAGAAACAGACCACCAGAGCAAATGAGGTCTGGAAGGTTGCCATATACCTTtgcccactccctgcccccacccagctcTCGGATGCTTCTCTGGCACCTCTTGGATGCTTCTCTGGCACAGTCACACGCTCCACCAATCGTCCTGCGCAGGGTCAACTTGCAGCTTACTGTCATTTACATCTTCCAGCTGAAAAGCCACTTTATAGTGAAGGCAAGAACTCAGTATTCTGAGGGATATTTCAGGGTTGACCCCTGTGCAAAACTTTCATCGCTCCTCAATGCAGGTTTTCccatctttaaaatatgcattccTTGGTGTGTGATGAGGACCCTGTGACTCAGTCCAATCAAAGTGTGGACAGTAGTCAACACACTGCATTTATTGATCTCTAGATTCAGGAAACCACACATACGTAGGAGAAACTGGTTGAGAAAGGGATGGGGGCGGAGTGTTAGTTAATGTGGTAGCTATAGGGGTTTGAGGGATTTCAGGGCTGGTCAGGGAAAAAGACCTTGACCATGAAGTGGCTTTATTGGGCAATGCTTTGACAAGTTTGCATGTGAGGCCATCCCTTGCAGCATGAGATTGTCCAgagtggagaggaggggaaggagaggagcgCAAGTGAATTCCAAGGAAAGGGAGTAACTGAGAGGGCACTAACATGGTCGGTGATGTCACTCAGCAGCCAGGCCAGTCTCTGGGTCAGAGATCTCTGAAGGGCAGCACTGGCTTGGGGTCTTTAAGTCCTGCGGCTTACCTATGGTTTGCAGATACTGGGTGCAGTTTTGCAGGATATGCAACGCAAAAAAGGCTCTAAATGGCTAAAAATTGgctaaaagctatttttaaaacaactggATCTGTGAAAATTTGAGTTTGGCACCGATGGTGTTTGAACTAACAGGTCCCAGCCCGCATGAAGGAATAACTGCGGGCTAATATAAAGAGGCCAACTCTGGCTCATTTATGAGAAGTACGACTTCTCTCAGTGTTCCTGCGTGGCCTGAATTGGTGTCAAATTCAAGTTTCCAATGTTTTGTTGGCATCTTGCTCTGACCATTATCAGCCCGGCCATTAGAGCAATATGTTCCTTAAAAGATACACACTTCCTCAAATATATACACATCATACTTGGTGTGATGCTACATGGAACAGGCTAGACAACTTCAGGACACACTTCAAAGTGGCTTCTCCTATATCAGCTGCTATTCAGGGATGTCCCAGGGGCCACTGAACTGCTggcctgtgaaactcactctggcAGTGAATGTTGGCTTCAGGGAATGGTTCTAGACCTCTATAGAAATACCTTACTGGAGCCCTGTGAACTTATTACACAAGGGGACTGAAACGAATGGTGGTGGTAAATAGTGTAATGGTGacggtaaagaaaaaaaaaatggtgactcATAAAAAGTCACAAGCAGCTAAATCAGTATGCTAGTGCTCACGACAGTTCTGCCATCTTCAGGAGGTCTCTGACCTCTGGGGGCTTATCTTACCTCACATCTGTACCCGCCAATGAAGTCCCTGTAGGTGGCCCCATGCTGGCAGGGGTTGGATGAGCACTCATCGAGCTGCTCCTCACAGTAGCTCCCAGTGTAGCCCAGGGGGCACTGGCAGTGATGCGAGTTGCCAGCATTGATGCAGATGCCGGAGTGCTGGCACAGGTGGTCAGTGGACACCCCTAGGAAGCCGAGTACAGAAAGAAACATCACAGAAGAGCACACAGCATGTCAGGTTCAGACCAACTAAGTGTGTTCTCATCTACTTCACAACCCTTAGAACCAgatttatattgaaaataaacccagccctggggcacctgggtggctcagtcagttaagcgtccaactcttgattccagttcaggtggtgatctcagggttgtgggatggagccccctgttgggctccacactgagtgtggagtctactttaagattctttctccctctcctcctatatcctccccttcccttgctctctctctctaaaataaataaatcttaaaaaaaaaaatagtaagtccTGAAAGTGAAATATGTCTTCATTTCCTCTTACAtgcatttctttttgaaatctctaagcctgtgcctctgccctttCACCTTCCATCTCAGACCGTTTCTGTAGAGCCTCGCTCACCCACCACTGTCCACTCTTCCCATGGTAACAATACCTGCCCTAAAATGCTGCTAGTTGGCCGATACTTGGCGGAGTGACCCCAGATTCTGAGAGGGCAGAGCTCACCTAGTGGAAGGCCGCCACCTCACAGGACACATTGGGCACGTCACAGTAAGCACCAGCCCATCCTGATGGACACAGGCACCGGGACTCTGCTTTTTCCTGAATGCAAGTACCTTTGGTTTTACATAGAGATTGACTGAGCCTTCCCTCAAGAAAAAAACTCATGGAATATTATTTCCCAATGCTTACATGTAGATCCTTAGGAATACATAGGCCCCCGGTTAAGAAGTCCTACTATATGAATGAGGGGTAAGGCAACTGCACAGAGCCTCTAGATCTAATTTAATTTGAACCTAGCCTGTTGACCACTAACTCTCCCAAAGTACATCACACCTTCCAGCAAAACTGAACCAAGATTCCAAGACACACCTTTTATAATGTCCTAAGGACTCATGGCCCAGTACCATACAGAGCTTCCCTGGCCATTACGAGTTATTAAGATCATATCTGACCACTCAGCACTCTTACTTCTAACTTTTGCTTGGGTCCTATCTCCTCCATTTATctgtatttctcttccttcagatgGATTAGGGTTGGTTTAGGGTCAGAACTAGGGATCTGTTAGCATCAGTGATGGGTCAACCACACGAAGGCTAATACCCTAATCTGGCCATTCTACCACATTGGGATAGGCTTCAGTAATAGGTAACGTGAGGATGTCCTGGGAGTTGTACCAGGAAAGTAACCAGGCAGGTTGGTGGCGCAGCATCTCAAGAAAGCCTGACAGGATATCAGATGACAGCAGTAACCTAACCTGGGAACCCAGGGTCAGGCCAGGACTATAATCTCTAGGATTGAGAGAAGCAAGACAGAAGCTAGCATTCAGAGCTGGGAGTCAAGGCAGGAAATTAGACTCAGGGGAACAACACAGATACCCAGTCACCAGTATTACAGTAGAAAgtggtgattttgttttttgtttgtttgtttgtttgttttgttttctttttgaaagtggTGATTTTGAAATAAGCACATACTCCACAAAAGTATGAGTTCCCAGCAGGAGTAGCAGGAGGTTGACTTGATTCAAGTCAATGAGCTTTGGGTCTATCGTTCCTTACATTCTTCCTAGGTATCAGTTGATCTCTAAGTCAGGGATGGAGCTGAATCTGTAAGTGGGGACCAAATGGATTTACTAGAGGATCTCAGAGGTCTTGAGGGGATAGAGAGCCAGGCAAACACCAAAGGAATGTCACTGGCATGCCCATCCTCAgtagtattttatataataaccGGGGTGGGAAGTCAGTACTGAAAATATCCCAATCCAGAAGTATTTATGCTGGgatatttgtttggttttatgtattttttgtttttcataaaacaagtagaaagagagagatgttCTAGTCATCAGTGTAAACTTTGGAGGTGTAATCCTTTACTTCAAATCTCAACCCTGCCCCAGGTTAGCTGCAAGACATAGGCATGTGTTAGAATCTCTGTAATCCTCATAGGGAGGTTAATATAATATCTATTGTAGGATAGAAGATAACATTAGACTCACCTCATAGCATTGTTATgattaatgaatgaatgtgcTTATAACAATGTCTGGTGCATAATAAACACCATATATgctgaaatataaataaagaaattgaaaacaattatGACTCAGGCCACATCAAAGTGAATcctgtgtctcaaatgaaatcTCTTGGACAAGGAGGTGCTCAAGAAATGGTCCACAATGGTGACAGTACTAGGGTGGCATGAGGTGGTAGCCCAGAACTTCAGGGACCTACTGAGATTTGGCCCTAATATATTTAGGTCTTGGTTTCTGGAATATGAAGTATCTGCCTAAGAATGAagactaagggatccctgggtggcgcagcggtttggcgcctgcctttggcccagggcgcgatcctggagacccgggatcgaatcccacgtcgggctcccggtgcatggagcctgcttctccctctgcctgtgtctctgcctctctctctgtgtgtgtgtgactatcataaataataaaaaaaaaaagaatgaagactaAGAGTCAATACATCAGAGGGGAGAAGCAACTGGGAAAATTTTCAAGGTAATGGaataaaatggttattttgtCTCACACAGTACAATCACCTTGGACGTGTCAAATTTTAAGgaggtaaaaaaagaaacatttggttTATCCAAATACTGTTTAGCCCCAGTTTATCTGAGTTTTTCTATCTCAAGAACAATGTCCAATTCCTGTTTGTATCCCCTTGTTCAGCAATGTTGGGAGGGTTCTGCCCCACTTATTCACTAGAGGACCCGGGTGATGGGACTTTACTATTGTCAACACATGGCTTCCAAAGCCTCTCTGATCTTACCAGCAAATGAGTAGGAGACAGAGGTTCATGTGAAGGTATCATAAAGTagaattcataaaattttaatgattcaGCTTGCTGAGTTTTCGGTAATTGTATACCGTTGCATAACCACTGCGACAATCAAAATATAGACATTTCCAACATCCTAGAAAGTTCCTGGTGCCCCTTTATATCTGGTTCTTGCCCTTGACCCTTAGCCCCAGGCAATTTTCTGTCAATAAAGATAAATTTTGCCTGTTCTTCAATTGAACATAAGTGGAATACAATCTATAGTATTTGGTGGCatgcttcttttgctcagcataattcATGTTGATGACTGTACTGGCAGTTCACTTCTTTCTATTTCTGAGCAGTGTCTCATTGTATGGATATCCCATGATTTCCTAATCCATTcttcagtcgatggacatttgaatGAGTTCCACTTTTTACTTATTACAAAGATTGCTGCTATGGTTTGCATATGtttttatgtgtacatatatgttcatttctcttgtgtaaaATACCTCAGAGTGGGACCATTGGGCCATATAGCAAGTGGATGTTTGTAAGACTTTGCTGTAGTGTTTACTAAAATGGTGGTGCCATCTTGAATTCTTACCACTAATGTTTGAGACTTCAAGTTGCTCCACGTCCTTACCAATACTTGGAActtttagtgtttttaattttagccattctagtgggcaTGTAGTAGAATCTTGGTTTTCATTTCATGGTCCTAACaactagtggttgagcatcttttcacatgctttttgactatttgtatgttttgttttgtgacttatcagttcaaatcttttgtccatttaaaaaatcaggttgtCTCCTTGctactgagttgtaggagttccttatatattctgggtacaaGCATAGAGTGTACTCCTCATCATCCAGTATTTTCCAATATCTTTAGATAGCTGCTAAATATTCAGACTTGATGGGTTGTttaggaggaagggggagggggaggccctgTAGCAGCTTCTTCTCTCATTACAAGAAGTAGACACTATGAAGGAGATTTGAAGGACCAGGACTGGAATGGGATCTCATTGATGATGTTTGCATTCTGTTGCTGGAATCAGTCATGTGATAACACCTAACTCCAACACGCCTGAAAAATGTGTTCTTTCTGTGTACTTATAAGATGGTGGGTCCTAGAGAAGAACAGGTTGGATGATCCACAAGCAGGACCTGCTGCAGGGGATTGAGCAGGAACATATTGTAGCAGGAGTTCTAGCCCAGAAGCATGATAAGTTTATTTCTACATCCTTTCCACAAtaaatcatcatgctgtacactAGTATACCTACTGTATACTAGACACTGGAGTATAATAActgagactttttatttttagtattaacCAAGTGCCAGACATGTATAGGTTCTGTAAATGTTTCTTGATTGGTGAATGGACCTAACTTCCTAGTGTGACCTGAGGAAGACTATCCACATGTTTCACTGCTACTAATATATGATGATGGTATCTAATGATGCCCCCAACCTTGCCAACCCAAGCAGAAGCAGAGTTGTAATGAGACTGATTGTCAAGCATTCCAGTTGCCCCTAGAGAAAGAATCGCTGGAGAAACAGAGT
Encoded proteins:
- the LOC144280500 gene encoding uncharacterized protein LOC144280500, whose protein sequence is MFLSVLGFLGVSTDHLCQHSGICINAGNSHHCQCPLGYTGSYCEEQLDECSSNPCQHGATYRDFIGGYRCECVPGYQGVNCEYEVDECQNQPCQNGGTCVDLVNHFKCSCPPGTRGLLCEENIDDCAGGLNSG